The Devosia sp. MC521 genome has a segment encoding these proteins:
- a CDS encoding tyrosine recombinase XerC translates to MTDSAFATDPFVRDSVENWLRELGSIKRLAPKTLEAYGRDIGQFMSFLSGHMGGAVTLAFLKDLRGADIRAFMAERRNDSLGSRSLARVLSSLRSYFQFLEREGILTSEALNVIRSPKIPRTLPKALTVIEAKQAVSMAGELEDRPWVAARDMAVIALCYGAGLRISEALALRKADLESTTLRVTGKGGKVRMVPLIASVRAFIDSYLGLLPFAVNTDEPMFRAIRGGVLGPRPIQARMELLRSALGLPQTATPHALRHSFATHLLGKGGDLRAIQELLGHASLSTTQIYTAVDTERLLESYALAHPRG, encoded by the coding sequence ATGACCGATAGCGCCTTTGCCACCGATCCTTTTGTCCGCGATAGCGTTGAGAACTGGCTCAGAGAGCTGGGCTCGATCAAGCGTCTCGCCCCCAAAACGCTGGAAGCCTATGGGCGCGACATTGGCCAGTTCATGAGCTTTTTGTCTGGCCATATGGGCGGAGCGGTGACGCTCGCCTTTCTAAAAGACCTGCGCGGCGCTGATATTCGCGCCTTTATGGCGGAACGGCGCAATGACAGCTTGGGCTCCCGCTCGCTGGCGCGGGTCCTGTCGTCGCTGCGCAGCTATTTTCAATTCCTAGAGCGCGAGGGGATCCTTACCTCCGAAGCCCTCAATGTCATCCGCAGCCCCAAAATCCCCAGAACACTGCCAAAGGCCCTGACTGTTATTGAGGCCAAGCAAGCGGTGAGCATGGCGGGCGAACTTGAGGACAGGCCGTGGGTCGCGGCAAGAGATATGGCGGTGATTGCCCTCTGCTATGGGGCGGGCTTGCGTATTTCGGAAGCCTTGGCCCTGCGGAAAGCCGATTTGGAAAGCACGACACTGCGCGTCACCGGCAAGGGCGGCAAGGTTCGCATGGTGCCCCTCATCGCCTCCGTGCGCGCTTTTATCGACAGCTATCTTGGCCTTTTGCCTTTTGCAGTGAACACAGACGAACCCATGTTCCGCGCTATTCGCGGCGGTGTTCTGGGCCCCAGACCAATCCAAGCGCGCATGGAATTGTTACGCTCGGCCCTTGGCCTGCCACAAACTGCAACACCGCACGCGCTGCGGCACTCTTTTGCAACCCATTTGCTCGGCAAGGGGGGCGATCTGCGTGCCATCCAAGAGCTATTGGGCCATGCCAGCCTATCGACAACGCAGATCTATACGGCTGTCGACACCGAGCGGCTTTTGGAAAGCTACGCCCTGGCGCACCCGCGCGGCTAA
- a CDS encoding aspartate/glutamate racemase family protein, protein MKTIGLIGGMSWESTAHYYRILNTETARRLGGLHSAPVIIHSVDFAPIAAMQAEGRWHDAGVVLNGAAKALEAAGAQVLGLATNTMHLVAEEVTEGVSARFIHIADPTADALLADGYDTVGLLGTRFTMEMGFYKDRLSARGLTPLTPDVDHTNLNGIIYDELCKGIIREESRKIYLNAIERLAHRGAQAVILGCTEIGMLVDDSVSALPCYATTELHAQALVDAALA, encoded by the coding sequence GTGAAAACAATTGGTCTGATTGGCGGCATGAGCTGGGAATCGACCGCTCACTACTACCGCATTCTCAACACCGAAACGGCGCGCCGTCTCGGGGGCCTCCATTCAGCGCCCGTGATCATTCACTCCGTCGATTTCGCGCCAATCGCCGCCATGCAAGCCGAAGGTCGTTGGCATGATGCAGGCGTTGTGCTCAATGGCGCCGCCAAAGCCCTTGAAGCGGCTGGAGCGCAAGTTCTGGGCTTGGCCACCAACACCATGCATCTTGTCGCTGAAGAGGTCACAGAGGGCGTTTCAGCGCGCTTTATCCATATCGCCGACCCAACGGCTGATGCCCTGCTGGCTGATGGCTATGATACGGTTGGGCTTTTGGGCACGCGGTTCACCATGGAGATGGGATTTTATAAGGATCGCCTCTCGGCCCGTGGCTTGACGCCTCTTACTCCAGACGTCGATCACACCAATCTCAACGGCATTATCTACGACGAGCTCTGCAAAGGCATCATCCGCGAAGAGTCGCGAAAAATCTATCTCAATGCGATTGAGCGCTTGGCCCATCGCGGCGCGCAGGCGGTCATTTTGGGCTGTACGGAGATCGGTATGCTGGTGGATGACAGTGTGAGCGCTTTGCCCTGCTATGCCACCACGGAACTGCATGCGCAGGCGCTTGTCGACGCGGCCCTAGCGTAA
- a CDS encoding FUSC family protein, which produces MDTPPTSDRPRRRDAAKHILHPHTLRDGMRIAPQPHVRASAMAGVQAALTGAIAMPLIYISPFAHLLSFAALGSIVALYGRFAPAQRRNWLLLYCMLSQTAVVLVTSTAAWLGAPNLVMLIVLALCCGGLMFVQQTVKMGAPGALLMVFAAGASFDTPVRFVEIIERGLTVMLVGLLAWAICFLTEKFRNDPSAFVPGEPALPRKRRIEVALSITLATFLAAAASQLIGASHPSWAAMGAMAAMTGPHLYHALHRGVQRLLGVVIGAAIAGVILIFEPNVWQMMGLIVGLQIITEIIIGSNYALGQMLVTPMALLMTVIGMPGVSGFHMASERIWDTLIGAAIGLVLAILLSSQPDRLELAAYKAAKGNKS; this is translated from the coding sequence ATGGACACCCCGCCAACGAGCGACCGCCCGCGCCGTCGCGACGCCGCTAAACATATTTTGCACCCGCACACCCTTCGCGACGGCATGAGGATAGCCCCTCAGCCGCATGTTCGCGCCTCAGCGATGGCCGGGGTACAAGCGGCGCTGACCGGCGCGATTGCCATGCCGCTGATCTATATCTCGCCCTTCGCCCATCTCCTCAGCTTTGCCGCGCTTGGCTCTATTGTCGCCCTTTACGGGCGCTTTGCGCCCGCGCAACGAAGGAACTGGTTGCTGCTCTATTGCATGCTGTCGCAGACCGCTGTGGTTCTGGTCACATCGACCGCGGCTTGGCTGGGCGCCCCAAACCTTGTCATGCTGATCGTGCTGGCGCTGTGCTGCGGCGGACTGATGTTCGTTCAACAGACGGTCAAGATGGGCGCGCCGGGAGCGCTTTTGATGGTGTTTGCAGCAGGGGCATCCTTCGACACGCCCGTGCGCTTTGTCGAAATCATCGAACGTGGCCTGACGGTGATGCTCGTTGGTTTGCTCGCCTGGGCAATCTGTTTTCTCACGGAGAAATTCCGCAACGACCCATCGGCCTTTGTGCCCGGTGAGCCCGCCCTGCCCCGCAAGCGGCGCATTGAAGTAGCGCTCTCTATTACGCTCGCGACGTTTCTAGCAGCGGCGGCCTCCCAGCTGATCGGCGCTTCTCACCCGTCGTGGGCGGCCATGGGGGCGATGGCAGCAATGACCGGGCCACACCTCTACCATGCGCTCCATCGTGGGGTTCAGCGCCTTTTGGGCGTCGTGATTGGGGCCGCCATTGCTGGCGTGATTCTGATATTCGAACCCAATGTCTGGCAGATGATGGGGCTCATCGTCGGGCTCCAGATCATCACCGAAATCATCATCGGCTCGAACTATGCGCTTGGGCAAATGCTGGTAACGCCCATGGCGCTGCTGATGACAGTGATCGGCATGCCGGGCGTATCGGGCTTTCACATGGCGAGCGAGCGTATCTGGGACACGCTGATCGGAGCGGCGATTGGATTGGTGCTCGCCATATTGCTCTCATCACAACCAGACCGCCTAGAGTTGGCCGCCTATAAAGCTGCCAAGGGCAACAAGAGCTAA
- the atpA gene encoding F0F1 ATP synthase subunit alpha, which translates to MDIKAAEISAILKDQIKNFGQEAQVSEVGQVLSVGDGIARVYGLDNVQAGELVEFPGGVKGMALNLETDNVGVVIFGSDRQIKEGDVVKRTGAIVDTPVGPGLLGRVVDGLGNPIDGKGPIDHTERRRVDVKAPGILPRKSVHEPMSTGLKAIDALIPIGRGQRELIIGDRQTGKSAIILDTFLNQKPAHDAGASDTDKLYCIYVAIGQKRSTVAQFVRQLEESGALPYSIVIAATASDPAPLQYIAPFTGCAIGEWFRDNGKHAVIAYDDLTKQAVAYRQMSLLLRRPPGREAYPGDVFYLHSRLLERAAKMNEANGLGSLTALPVIETQANDVSAYIPTNVISITDGQIFLETNLFFQGIRPAVNVGLSVSRVGGSAQIKAMKQVAGSLKGELSQYREMAAFAQFGSDLDAATQRLLNRGARLTELLKQPQFSPLKTEEQVAVIFAGANGYLDSIPVSQVMDFEQHTLSALRGKYADILATIAKDKALSDDTRAKLKSALDDIKKTYAA; encoded by the coding sequence ATGGACATCAAAGCCGCGGAAATTTCTGCGATCCTCAAGGACCAGATCAAGAATTTCGGCCAGGAAGCCCAGGTTTCCGAAGTTGGTCAGGTGCTCTCCGTCGGTGACGGTATTGCCCGCGTATACGGCCTCGACAACGTTCAGGCTGGTGAGCTCGTTGAATTCCCAGGTGGCGTTAAGGGCATGGCTCTTAACCTCGAAACCGACAACGTCGGTGTCGTGATCTTCGGTTCCGACCGTCAGATCAAGGAAGGCGACGTCGTTAAGCGTACCGGCGCCATCGTGGACACCCCAGTTGGTCCAGGCCTCTTGGGTCGCGTTGTCGACGGTCTAGGTAACCCGATCGACGGCAAGGGTCCAATCGACCACACCGAACGTCGTCGCGTTGACGTTAAGGCTCCTGGCATTCTGCCACGTAAGTCGGTTCACGAACCAATGTCGACCGGCCTCAAGGCTATCGACGCGCTGATCCCAATCGGCCGTGGCCAGCGTGAATTGATCATTGGCGACCGTCAGACCGGTAAGTCCGCGATCATTCTCGACACCTTCCTCAACCAGAAGCCAGCTCACGACGCAGGCGCTTCGGACACTGACAAGCTCTATTGCATCTACGTTGCAATCGGCCAGAAGCGTTCGACCGTTGCTCAGTTCGTGCGTCAGCTCGAAGAATCCGGCGCCCTGCCGTACTCGATCGTTATCGCTGCGACCGCTTCGGACCCAGCACCGCTCCAGTACATCGCACCGTTCACCGGTTGCGCGATTGGCGAATGGTTCCGTGACAATGGCAAGCATGCCGTTATCGCGTATGACGATTTGACCAAGCAGGCTGTTGCTTACCGCCAGATGTCGCTTCTTCTGCGTCGTCCACCAGGCCGTGAAGCTTACCCAGGCGACGTTTTCTACCTCCACAGCCGTCTTCTCGAACGCGCTGCGAAGATGAACGAAGCCAATGGTCTTGGCTCGCTGACTGCTCTGCCAGTTATCGAAACCCAGGCAAACGACGTTTCGGCTTACATCCCGACCAACGTGATCTCGATCACCGACGGCCAGATCTTCCTCGAAACCAACCTCTTCTTCCAGGGTATCCGCCCAGCCGTTAACGTCGGTCTGTCGGTTTCCCGCGTTGGTGGTTCGGCTCAGATCAAGGCGATGAAGCAGGTTGCTGGTTCGCTTAAGGGTGAACTCTCCCAGTACCGCGAAATGGCTGCATTTGCTCAGTTCGGTTCCGACCTTGACGCTGCAACCCAGCGCCTTCTGAACCGTGGTGCGCGTCTGACGGAGCTGCTCAAGCAGCCACAGTTCAGCCCGCTCAAGACTGAAGAGCAGGTTGCGGTGATCTTCGCTGGTGCGAACGGCTACCTCGACTCGATCCCAGTTTCGCAGGTGATGGATTTTGAACAGCACACCCTGTCCGCTCTGCGCGGCAAGTATGCTGACATTCTCGCCACCATCGCGAAGGACAAGGCTCTGAGCGACGACACCCGTGCAAAGCTCAAGTCGGCTCTTGATGATATCAAGAAGACCTACGCGGCCTAA
- a CDS encoding RNA pyrophosphohydrolase, whose translation MSDRPDRESLPYRDCVGVALFNAQGKVFLGHRLSEGDPEKSSSSGFAWQMPQGGIDKGEDSLKAALRELYEETDVTSVSLLAEAPEWIYYDFPPEIMGVGFKGKYRGQRQRWYAFAFTGDESEINVLAPAKGKHKPEFNGWRWEDLTLAPELIIPFKRDAYDKVVDAFADIPRRYFS comes from the coding sequence ATGTCCGATCGTCCAGATCGTGAGAGCCTGCCCTATCGTGACTGCGTTGGGGTGGCTCTGTTTAATGCCCAAGGCAAGGTTTTTCTCGGCCATCGTCTCTCGGAAGGCGACCCAGAAAAGTCCAGTTCTTCGGGCTTTGCCTGGCAGATGCCGCAAGGCGGCATCGACAAGGGCGAAGACAGTCTCAAGGCCGCTCTGCGTGAGCTTTATGAAGAGACAGATGTCACCTCCGTGAGCCTCCTCGCTGAGGCCCCTGAGTGGATCTATTACGATTTTCCGCCCGAGATCATGGGTGTTGGGTTTAAAGGCAAATATCGCGGACAGCGCCAGCGTTGGTACGCCTTCGCCTTCACAGGCGATGAGAGCGAAATCAATGTTCTGGCCCCTGCAAAAGGCAAGCATAAGCCCGAGTTCAACGGGTGGCGTTGGGAGGACCTAACCTTGGCTCCCGAATTGATCATCCCGTTCAAACGCGATGCTTACGACAAAGTCGTCGACGCATTTGCTGACATTCCTCGGCGGTATTTCTCGTGA
- a CDS encoding F0F1 ATP synthase subunit epsilon translates to MAEGLKIEIVSPERLVLSETAVSVTAPGTEGYFTVMPDHAPFMTTLRSGFITVTPVNGKASIYFVRGGFADVSPSGLTILAEESVPFSEFDHEGLKTQIAAAQETLKNAKVEEMTFAQEIVTGLVNLAAEAAQLNGTHIH, encoded by the coding sequence ATGGCTGAAGGCCTCAAGATCGAGATCGTGTCGCCAGAGCGGCTTGTGCTGTCCGAGACCGCAGTGTCTGTCACTGCTCCGGGCACCGAAGGCTACTTTACCGTCATGCCCGACCATGCGCCGTTCATGACCACCCTCCGTTCCGGTTTCATCACCGTGACTCCTGTCAACGGCAAGGCATCGATCTATTTCGTGCGCGGCGGCTTTGCTGACGTTTCGCCGAGTGGTTTGACCATTCTCGCCGAAGAATCGGTTCCTTTCAGCGAATTCGATCATGAAGGTCTCAAGACCCAGATCGCTGCTGCACAGGAAACCCTGAAGAACGCCAAGGTCGAAGAAATGACCTTCGCGCAGGAAATCGTCACAGGTCTCGTGAACCTGGCTGCGGAAGCTGCTCAATTGAACGGCACGCACATCCACTAA
- a CDS encoding F0F1 ATP synthase subunit gamma, producing the protein MPSLKDLKNRIDSVKSTQKITKAMQMVAAAKLRRAQEAAVAARPYAERMGAVLSSLAAVYDGQADAPVLLAGNGRDQVHLLVVATGERGLAGAFNSSIARLARDHVLKLQAEGKTVKILTVGRKGHDILRRQFADLIVDTVSYREVKTVGFAQASEISQRLQTMFAAGEFDIATLFFAKFNSVISQVPQAVQLIPAKIEAVEGAGKVDNSTVLYEYEPSEEAIVEDLLPRNISVQILRAFLENSASFYGAQMSAMDNATRNAGDMIGKLQLSYNRQRQAQITKELIEIISGAEAL; encoded by the coding sequence ATGCCGTCGCTAAAGGACCTAAAAAACCGGATCGACTCGGTCAAATCGACCCAGAAGATCACCAAAGCCATGCAGATGGTCGCGGCCGCAAAATTGCGCCGCGCACAAGAAGCGGCTGTCGCTGCCCGTCCATACGCTGAGCGTATGGGCGCGGTGCTCTCCTCCCTGGCCGCCGTTTATGACGGCCAGGCAGATGCTCCGGTGTTGCTCGCTGGTAACGGCCGCGACCAGGTTCATCTGCTGGTGGTTGCCACTGGTGAGCGCGGCTTGGCTGGTGCTTTCAACTCGTCGATCGCACGTCTTGCGCGCGATCACGTCTTGAAGCTTCAGGCTGAAGGTAAGACCGTCAAAATTCTTACCGTCGGTCGCAAGGGCCACGATATTCTGCGTCGTCAGTTCGCCGATCTGATCGTTGATACGGTCAGCTATCGCGAAGTGAAGACCGTTGGTTTTGCTCAGGCGTCTGAGATTTCTCAGCGTCTGCAGACCATGTTCGCAGCTGGTGAATTCGATATCGCCACCCTGTTCTTTGCTAAGTTCAACTCCGTGATCAGCCAGGTGCCACAGGCAGTCCAGCTCATCCCGGCCAAGATCGAAGCTGTTGAGGGTGCGGGTAAGGTCGATAACTCGACCGTACTTTACGAATATGAGCCCAGCGAAGAAGCGATCGTCGAAGACCTTCTGCCACGCAATATCAGCGTGCAGATCCTTCGCGCGTTCCTCGAAAACAGTGCTTCGTTCTACGGTGCGCAGATGTCCGCAATGGACAATGCTACCCGTAATGCGGGCGACATGATCGGCAAGCTGCAGCTGAGCTATAACCGCCAGCGTCAGGCTCAGATCACCAAAGAACTTATCGAAATCATTTCCGGCGCGGAAGCGCTCTAA
- the atpD gene encoding F0F1 ATP synthase subunit beta, with translation MADKKAGRVSQVIGAVVDVVFDDHLPAILNALETTNNGQRLVLEVAQHLGENAVRTIAMDTTEGLVRGTEVTDLGTAIRVPVGEGTLGRIMNVIGEPIDEAGAIESEGLREIHQDAPAFAEQNPASEVLVTGIKVVDLIAPYARGGKIGLFGGAGVGKTVLIQELINNVAKAHGGYSVFAGVGERTREGNDLYYEMIESGVNKDPHENNGSAAGSKCALVFGQMNEPPGARARVALTGLTIAENFRDKGQDVLFFVDNIFRFTQAGAEMSALLGRIPSAVGYQPTLSTDMGAMQERITTTTKGSITSVQAVYVPADDLTDPAPATTFAHLDATTVLNRAISEKGIYPAVDPLASNSRILDANVVGQEHYDTARQVQSILQKYKALQDIIAILGMDELSEEDKLTVARARKIERFMSQPFDVAEVFTGSPGVFVKLEDTIKGFKGLVNGDYDHLPEPAFYMVGTIEDAVAKAQKLAAQAA, from the coding sequence ATGGCAGATAAAAAGGCCGGTCGCGTATCGCAGGTCATTGGCGCCGTCGTTGACGTGGTGTTCGACGATCACCTGCCCGCAATCCTGAACGCGCTTGAAACCACTAACAATGGTCAGCGCCTGGTACTCGAAGTAGCTCAGCACTTGGGCGAAAACGCAGTACGCACCATTGCTATGGACACGACCGAAGGTCTCGTCCGTGGCACCGAAGTAACCGATCTGGGCACCGCGATCCGCGTTCCAGTTGGTGAAGGCACCCTCGGCCGCATCATGAACGTTATCGGCGAGCCGATCGACGAAGCTGGTGCGATCGAATCAGAAGGCCTGCGTGAGATTCACCAGGACGCTCCAGCATTTGCTGAACAGAACCCTGCTTCCGAAGTGCTCGTCACCGGGATCAAGGTTGTTGACCTGATCGCTCCATACGCTCGCGGTGGTAAGATCGGTCTGTTCGGTGGCGCCGGCGTGGGCAAGACCGTTCTGATCCAGGAACTGATCAACAACGTTGCTAAGGCACACGGTGGTTACTCGGTGTTCGCTGGCGTGGGTGAACGTACCCGCGAAGGCAACGACCTGTACTACGAAATGATCGAATCGGGCGTGAACAAGGACCCACATGAGAACAACGGCTCTGCCGCTGGTTCCAAGTGCGCTCTCGTGTTCGGCCAGATGAACGAACCACCAGGCGCGCGTGCTCGCGTTGCTCTGACGGGTCTCACCATCGCGGAAAACTTCCGTGACAAGGGCCAGGACGTTCTGTTCTTCGTCGACAACATCTTCCGCTTCACTCAGGCAGGTGCTGAAATGTCGGCTCTGCTCGGCCGTATTCCATCGGCAGTGGGCTATCAGCCAACCCTGTCGACCGACATGGGCGCGATGCAGGAACGCATCACCACCACCACCAAGGGTTCGATTACCTCGGTGCAGGCCGTGTACGTTCCAGCGGACGATTTGACCGATCCGGCACCAGCAACCACCTTCGCTCACTTGGACGCGACGACCGTTCTGAACCGTGCGATCTCCGAAAAGGGTATCTACCCTGCAGTGGATCCACTGGCTTCGAACTCGCGTATCCTTGACGCGAACGTTGTTGGCCAGGAGCACTACGATACCGCTCGTCAGGTTCAGTCGATCCTGCAGAAGTACAAGGCTCTCCAGGACATCATCGCCATCCTCGGGATGGACGAATTGTCGGAAGAAGACAAGCTGACCGTGGCGCGCGCTCGTAAGATCGAACGCTTCATGTCCCAGCCGTTCGACGTGGCAGAAGTGTTCACCGGTTCGCCAGGCGTGTTCGTAAAGCTCGAAGACACCATCAAGGGCTTCAAGGGTCTCGTGAACGGTGATTACGATCACCTTCCAGAACCAGCCTTCTACATGGTTGGCACCATCGAAGACGCTGTTGCCAAGGCACAGAAGCTGGCCGCTCAGGCAGCCTAA
- a CDS encoding primosomal protein N' translates to MLDRPDIVAVMVGVAVEGPYSYRVPHGMSVERGSIVSVPLGPRLVLGVVWGVPKDSFAHNRLRDIAQTYDVPPLSDELMRLVDWVARYTITPPGQVLRGVLRSPEALDAPKPTTAFRRTGVVPDKMTSARERVLEILVDDMAWPKPALIGAAGVSASVVEGLEKAGVVERIELPAAPIVQIPDPDAAPSTLSPEQHSALDQILETGAHNFGVALLDGVTGGGKTEVFFEAVADTLRAGRQAVILLPEIALTNTFIDRFTRRFGTRPAEWHSDLTPAQRAKIWRGVLDGTVRAVVGARSALFLPFRELGLLVLDEEHDGAYKQSEGFTYHARDMAIVRAQFAKARVILSSATPSVESRNNANQGRYAHVRLTSRFAEAAMPNITALDMRTDGPEKGEWIAPTLAREIFAALDRGEQALLFLNRRGYAPLTLCRSCGHQYKCPDCSAWMVEHRFRGVIMCHHCGHEMKTPKVCGECGDTESLTAVGPGIERVAEEAAVRFPDARRVLLSTDMGSHTQLRDRFSEVARGEFDLIIGTQLVSKGHHFEKLSVVGVLDADLGLAHGDPRASEKTFQILTQVAGRAGRASQHGKAFLQTYHPDHPVMKAMVSGDREAFYASELHAREAGGMPPFGRLAALIVSSGEQALAMAHARMLLTSAPMADGVRLFGPADAPVSMIRGRHRVRLLAQSGRDFDLSGYVRFWLASAEKAKGDLRVQIDIDPVSFM, encoded by the coding sequence ATGTTAGATCGCCCAGACATTGTCGCCGTCATGGTCGGGGTCGCCGTAGAGGGGCCCTATAGCTATCGCGTGCCTCACGGCATGAGCGTTGAGCGTGGCTCCATCGTGTCTGTGCCCTTGGGGCCGCGTTTGGTTTTGGGTGTTGTCTGGGGTGTGCCCAAAGACAGTTTTGCGCATAATCGTCTGCGCGATATCGCCCAGACCTATGATGTTCCCCCGCTCTCTGACGAGCTGATGCGTCTGGTCGATTGGGTTGCCCGCTATACGATTACCCCGCCCGGTCAGGTTTTGCGCGGCGTTCTGCGCTCCCCCGAAGCGTTGGATGCGCCCAAGCCGACAACTGCGTTCCGTCGCACCGGCGTTGTGCCTGATAAAATGACCAGCGCGCGTGAGCGCGTGCTTGAGATTTTGGTCGATGACATGGCTTGGCCCAAGCCTGCGCTCATTGGCGCGGCCGGGGTGTCAGCCTCTGTGGTGGAGGGGTTGGAAAAGGCGGGTGTGGTTGAGCGAATCGAATTGCCCGCCGCTCCCATCGTCCAAATTCCCGATCCTGATGCGGCGCCATCCACGCTTAGCCCTGAACAGCACAGTGCGCTCGATCAGATATTAGAGACGGGCGCCCACAATTTTGGCGTTGCTCTGCTCGATGGCGTCACTGGGGGCGGCAAAACCGAAGTCTTCTTTGAAGCGGTGGCCGATACGCTGCGTGCCGGGCGTCAGGCGGTGATTCTTCTGCCTGAAATCGCCCTCACCAATACATTCATCGATCGCTTCACCCGCCGTTTTGGGACGCGCCCGGCAGAATGGCACTCGGATTTGACGCCTGCGCAACGCGCCAAGATCTGGCGTGGCGTCTTGGATGGCACGGTCCGGGCTGTCGTTGGCGCGCGTTCGGCCCTGTTTTTGCCCTTCCGCGAGCTGGGGCTGCTGGTGCTCGATGAAGAGCACGACGGCGCATATAAGCAATCAGAAGGCTTTACCTACCACGCCCGCGATATGGCGATCGTGCGGGCTCAATTTGCTAAGGCACGCGTCATCCTCTCCTCGGCCACCCCTTCGGTCGAATCGCGCAACAATGCCAATCAGGGGCGCTATGCCCATGTTCGGCTCACTTCGCGCTTTGCCGAAGCGGCCATGCCCAATATCACTGCGCTCGACATGCGCACCGATGGGCCGGAAAAAGGGGAGTGGATCGCGCCCACGCTGGCCCGCGAGATTTTTGCTGCCTTGGATCGGGGCGAACAGGCGCTTCTCTTTCTTAATCGTCGCGGCTACGCGCCGCTCACCCTCTGCCGCTCCTGCGGGCATCAATATAAATGCCCCGACTGCTCGGCGTGGATGGTGGAACACCGATTCCGTGGTGTCATCATGTGCCACCACTGCGGCCATGAGATGAAAACGCCCAAAGTCTGCGGCGAATGTGGGGATACAGAAAGCCTAACAGCCGTTGGGCCGGGCATTGAGCGCGTGGCTGAGGAGGCTGCGGTGCGATTCCCCGACGCGCGTCGGGTGTTGCTCTCCACGGACATGGGTTCGCATACACAGTTGCGCGACCGATTCTCTGAAGTGGCACGTGGCGAATTTGATCTCATCATCGGCACGCAGCTGGTGTCCAAAGGTCACCATTTCGAGAAGCTCTCTGTTGTTGGCGTGCTGGATGCCGATCTCGGGCTCGCTCATGGCGACCCCCGCGCCTCGGAGAAAACCTTCCAGATTCTCACGCAGGTTGCAGGCCGCGCTGGCCGCGCCTCGCAGCACGGCAAGGCGTTCTTGCAGACCTACCACCCCGATCATCCGGTGATGAAAGCCATGGTAAGCGGGGATCGAGAGGCCTTCTATGCCTCCGAGCTTCATGCCCGAGAAGCCGGTGGCATGCCGCCTTTCGGGCGTCTTGCGGCGCTAATCGTTTCCTCAGGCGAGCAGGCGCTGGCCATGGCTCATGCCCGTATGCTCCTCACCTCCGCGCCCATGGCCGATGGGGTCCGGCTCTTTGGGCCAGCGGACGCGCCTGTCTCTATGATAAGGGGGCGTCACCGCGTGCGTCTTCTCGCGCAGTCTGGCCGAGACTTCGATTTGTCCGGTTATGTGCGGTTTTGGCTGGCGAGTGCAGAAAAAGCCAAGGGTGATTTGCGCGTCCAAATTGACATAGACCCCGTCAGCTTCATGTAA
- a CDS encoding F0F1 ATP synthase subunit delta, whose translation MAAQNSVLTQIARPYASALFDLARSENQMAQVETGLSDVSRLIGESEDFSRYLRSPVLSSDVKASALNAILERAKVNQTVANFLRVVAQNGRLFALDQIITAFRELAAEARGETTADVTSAAPLTAEQAAALAETLKAKLGKTVTLNQFVDPSLIGGLQVKVGSQMIDSSLKTKLAAMKVAMKEVG comes from the coding sequence TTGGCAGCGCAGAACTCAGTGCTTACCCAGATCGCGCGGCCATATGCGTCGGCGCTTTTTGACCTCGCCCGGAGCGAGAACCAGATGGCTCAGGTTGAAACTGGCCTGTCTGACGTCTCCCGGCTTATCGGTGAAAGCGAAGATTTTTCTCGCTATCTCCGTTCTCCAGTTCTCTCCAGCGATGTGAAAGCATCCGCGCTCAACGCTATTCTTGAGCGCGCGAAGGTCAACCAGACCGTTGCTAACTTCCTTCGCGTGGTGGCCCAGAATGGTCGCCTCTTTGCTCTCGATCAGATCATCACGGCTTTCCGTGAACTGGCCGCAGAAGCACGTGGCGAGACCACGGCAGACGTGACCTCTGCCGCTCCGCTGACCGCGGAACAAGCAGCAGCTTTGGCGGAAACGCTCAAGGCCAAGCTTGGCAAGACAGTCACGCTCAATCAATTCGTCGATCCCTCGCTCATCGGTGGCCTTCAGGTCAAAGTCGGTAGCCAGATGATCGACTCTTCGCTCAAGACAAAACTCGCCGCGATGAAAGTCGCCATGAAAGAGGTCGGATAA